The Anopheles coluzzii chromosome 2, AcolN3, whole genome shotgun sequence genome window below encodes:
- the LOC120951135 gene encoding LDLR chaperone boca, protein MKKLLALAVLCLLFNSLTVAKKFKEGEKPSWAKKDIRDFNDADMERLLEQWEEDDDPLEPDELPEHLRPPPSIDMGSVDASNPENILKLSKKGRTLMSFVSVNGNPTREETEDITKLWQTSLWNNHIQAERYLIDDNRAIFMFKDGAQAWEAKDFLVEQDRCLHVSIENKEYKGKHNRDEL, encoded by the exons ATGAAGAAACTACTCGCTTTAGCCGTACTTTGTCTGCTTTTCAACAGTTTAACCGTGGCGAAAAAGTTCAAAGAAGGTGAGAAACCATCATGGGCGAAGAAAGACATCCGCGATTTCAACGATGCCGACATGGAACGCTTGCTAGAGCAATGGGAG GAAGATGACGATCCACTCGAGCCGGACGAGCTGCCGGAACATTTGCGCCCACCGCCCTCGATCGATATGGGCAGCGTGGACGCGTCGAATCCGGAAAACATTCTCAAACTGTCGAAGAAGGGCCGCACGCTGATGTCGTTCGTGTCCGTCAACGGCAATCCGACGCGGGAGGAAACGGAGGACATCACCAAGCTGTGGCAGACCAGCCTGTGGAACAACCACATACAGGCGGAACGTTACCTGATCGACGACAATCGGGCCATCTTCATGTTCAAGGACGGGGCCCAGGCCTGGGAGGCGAAGGACTTCCTGGTCGAGCAGGACCGGTGCCTGCACGTGTCGATCGAGAACAAAGAGTACAAGGGCAAGCACAACCGGGACGAGCTGTGA
- the LOC120951134 gene encoding ribulose-phosphate 3-epimerase: MAPLSARIGPSILNADLSQLHEESEKLLANGADYLHLDVMDGTFVPNLTFGHPVVKCLRNKIKDAFFETHMMVQNPQQWIEPMADAGVQQYTFHIEPVLDSVADVCRKVRESGMKVGLALKPGTAVEAVQQYIDSADMVLVMTVEPGFGGQKFMADMMPKVQWLREHYPALDIEVDGGVGPATIEQCSKAGANMIVAGTAIIRADDQAAVIRDLRSAVQSAINHGGQC; this comes from the exons ATGGCCCCACTCAGTGCTCGCATTGGCCCATCGATTCTTAATGCCGATCTTTCCCAGCTGCACGAGGAGTCGGAGAAGCTGCTCGCGAACGGTGCCGACTATCTGCACCTGGACGTGATGGACGGTACCTTCGTGCCGAACCTCACCTTTGGCCATCCGGTGGTGAAGTGTTTGCGAAACAAAATCAAG GATGCATTTTTCGAGACGCACATGATGGTGCAGAATCCCCAGCAGTGGATTGAACCGATGGCCGATGCCGGTGTGCAGCAGTACACATTCCACATCGAACCGGTCCTCGATAGCGTGGCGGACGTCTGCAGGAAGGTGCGCGAGTCTGGCATGAAGGTCGGGCTGGCGCTCAAACCGGGAACGGCGGTGGAAGCGGTCCAGCAGTACATTGATAGTGCGGACATGGTGCTGGTGATGACGGTGGAGCCCGGCTTCGGGGGGCAAAAGTTTATGGCCGATATGATGCCGAAGGTCCAGTGGCTAAGGGAGCACTACCCTGCTCTAGACATTGAGGTGGACGGTGGTGTTGGGCCGGCCACGATTGAGCAGTGCTCGAAGGCGGGTGCCAATATGATCGTGGCCGGGACTGCGATCATACGGGCCGACGATCAGGCGGCAGTGATTCGCGATTTGCGAAGTGCCGTGCAGAGTGCTATTAATCATGGAGGACAATGCTAA